The Lycium barbarum isolate Lr01 chromosome 10, ASM1917538v2, whole genome shotgun sequence genome includes a region encoding these proteins:
- the LOC132613898 gene encoding violaxanthin de-epoxidase, chloroplastic, which yields MALAPHSNFLANHETIRCHIGSKLHSHKRFNYFGSIVIAKFSSSRQIPTYLQKSPRIRCGLDSRGLELWKQKLPSAHSINQNVPKGNTICKFPEDVALIVRKKWGQLAKTAIVAIFILSVTSKADAVDALKTCTCLLKECRLELAKCIANPACAANVACLQTCNNRPDETECQIKCGDLFENSVVDEFNECAVSRKKCVPRKSDVGEFPVPDPSVLVQKFNMNDFSGKWYITRGLNPTFDAFDCQLHEFHTEDNKLVGNLAWRIRTPDGGFFTRSAVQKFVQDPKYPGILYNHDNEYLHYQDDWYILSSKVENSPDDYIFVYYKGRNDAWDGYGGSVLYTRSAVLPESIIPELQTAAQKVGRDFNTWIKTDNTCGPEPPLVERLEKKVEEGERTIIKEVEEIEEEVEKVRDKEVSLFSRLSEGFKELQQDEENLIRELSKEEMEILDGLKMEATEVEKLFGNALPIRKLR from the exons ATGGCTCTCGCCCCTCATTCAAACTTTCTGGCCAACCATGAAACCATCAGATGTCATATTGGGTCAAAGCTTCACAGTCATAAAAGATTTAATTACTTTGGTAGTATAGTCATAGCGAAATTTTCTTCCAGTAGACAGATACCTACATACTTGCAGAAATCTCCTAGAATACGCTGTGGTTTGGATTCTAGAGGTCTGGAACTATGGAAACAGAAGCTCCCTTCCGCACATAGCATTAACCAGAATGTCCCTAAG GGAAATACAATATGCAAATTTCCAGAAGATGTAGCTTTGATAGTTCGGAAGAAATGGGGCCAATTGGCCAAAACAGCAATTGTAGCTATATTCATTTTGTCAGTTACTTCAAAGGCTGATGCCGTTGATGCTCTCAAAACTTGTACATGCTTACTGAAAGAGTGCAG GTTAGAGCTTGCCAAGTGCATTGCGAACCCTGCATGTGCAGCTAATGTTGCCTGTCTCCAGACTTGCAACAATAGACCTGATGAAACAGAATGTCAG ATAAAATGTGGTGATTTGTTTGAAAATAGTGTTGTAGACGAGTTCAATGAATGTGCAGTCTCCCGAAAGAAATGCGTACCTCGTAAATCTGATGTGGGTGAATTTCCTGTACCTGATCCTAGTGTTCTTGTCCAAAAGTTTAACATGAACGATTTTAGTGGAAAATGGTACATCACTCGCGGTTTAAATCCCACATTTGATGCTTTTGACTGTCAATTGCATGAGTTCCATACAGAAGATAACAAACTTGTGGGAAATCTGGCTTGGAGAATACGGACACCTGATGGAGGATTTTTCACCCGATCAGCAGTGCAAAAATTCGTGCAAGATCCAAAGTATCCAGGGATACTCTAtaatcatgataatgagtatCTTCACTACCAAGATGACTG GTATATTTTGTCATCCAAAGTAGAGAATAGTCCAGATGACTACATATTTGTGTACTATAAGGGCAGAAATGATGCATGGGATGGATATGGCGGTTCAGTACTTTATACAAGAAGCGCAGTTTTGCCTGAAAGCATTATACCTGAGTTGCAAACCGCAGCTCAAAAAGTTGGTCGTGATTTCAACACATGGATAAAAACAGACAATACTTGTGGCCCTGAACCTCCGCTTGTTGAGAGGTTGGAGAAGAAAGTGGAAGAAGGAGAGaggacaatcataaaagaagtcgAGGAGATAGAAGAAGAAGTTGAGAAGGTGAGAGATAAAGAAGTCAGCTTATTCAGTAGACTGTCTGAAGGTTTCAAAGAGCTGCAACAAGATGAAGAAAACTTAATACGTGAGCTGAGCAAAGAAGAAATGGAGATTTTGGATGGACTTAAAATGGAAGCAACTGAGGTAGAAAAACTCTTCGGGAACGCATTACCAATAAGGAAATTAAGGTAG
- the LOC132614283 gene encoding uncharacterized protein LOC132614283 — protein MESSDTSKKDIGWNYGAKGPTKDSVTCIFCRETFNGGITRHKQHLIGGYRNVKKCGTCPPEIREEVKKYVESKQLLKTQMLHQPSLANFSDEDDEMRPPPSKTQKMSSNASSTARTANVKGPMNLYYPQTSKGKGSSSTAASDASKKLLRDRAVSAFAVWVYDAGLPFNCVNHKSFDKYIEAIGQYGPGMKPPTYHEIRVTHLKKEVEKIDEIIEEHKLIWTEFGCSIMMDKWTARNGKMIINILVNSPLGGVFLGSVDASDESTNSTKMFNLFEKTIKQIGPENVIQVVTDNASENVKAGDMIMGVYPHIYWTPCAAHCINLMFGDIFKINPYASVFQKAIKIHSYIAMRPLLLNMMRRYTNQRNLVKPAKTRFATAFLTLQSFYMQKKNLRTMIFSTEWTESRFAKELLGKEVVRHLTSTSFWNDVVRALKVGSPLIVALRLVDGEKKPSMGYIYEAMDRAKEAIEKGFHGDRKQYEKVFEIIDRWWTDQLHRPLHTAGHVLNPGMFYANYQNKTLSTEVWNGYFECVNKMVPNATQDALIKELHMYKNALGTFGMPQAIRNRDKTSPSEWWSVFGNHTPNLQQLAIRVLSLTCSASGCERNWSVFEHIHTKKRNRLELSRLNNLVYIKYNRTLRRRYDVGDTVDPILLDNIDEANEWLIGCPQNEEEELVYEGCDLDWGTVSRASGVEENIYSLRGGSSSSRSHNKGKRVATIATSSLRSRCLIDENSESVTETEPELEEEEDEEQYNVENLGYQEFGNLEDLEFE, from the exons TAGGGAAGAAGTAAAAAAGTATGTTGAAAGTAAACAGTTGTTAAAAACTCAAATGTTGCACCAACCATCCTTGGCTAATTTctctgatgaagatgatgaaatgAGGCCTCCTCcctcaaaaacacaaaaaatgtCATCCAATGCATCATCCACGGCACGGACTGCCAATGTGAAAGGTCCCATGAATCTTTATTACCCGCAAACATCAAAGGGGAAGGGAAGCAGTAGCACGGCAGCGTCTGATGCATCCAAGAAGTTGCTAAGAGATCGCGCTGTAAGTGCTTTTGCAGTATGGGTATATGATGCAGGGCTCCCTTTTAATTGTGTAAATCACAAAAGTTTTGATAAATACATTGAGGCCATAGgacaatatggcccaggaatgaaaCCTCCTACCTATCACGAAATTAGAGTTACTCATCTAAAAAAAGAGGTGGAGAAGATAGATGAGATTATTGAGGAACATAAATTGATATGGACAGAGTTTGGGTGTTCAATTATGATGGACAAGTGGACAGCACGAAATGGAAAAATGATCATCAATATTTTGGTCAATTCTCCATTAGGTGGTGTGTTTCTTGGGTCAGTCGATGCTAGTGATGAATCTACAAATTCCACCAAGATGTTCAACTTGTTTGAGAAGACTATTAAGCAAATTGGACCGGAAAATGTTATACAAGTTGTTACCGATAATGCTAGCGAGAATGTTAAAGCCGGTGACATGATAATGGGTGTGTACCCGCACATTTACTGGACTCCATGTGCTGCCCATTGTATCAATTTGATGTTTGGTGACATCTTCAAAATAAACCCGTATGCTTCAG TTTTTCAGAAGGCCATTAAGATACATTCTTACATAGCAATGAGACCATTGTTGTTGAACATGATGAGAAGATATACAAACCAAAGAAATTTGGTGAAACCGGCTAAGACAAGATTTGCAACGGCCTTCTTAACTTTGCAATCTTTTTACATGCAAAAGAAAAACTTGAGAACTATGATCTTCTCAACCGAATGGACAGAAAGTAGATTTGCAAAGGAACTTTTGGGAAAAGAAGTTGTCAGACATCTTACTTCTACATCTTTTTGGAATGATGTTGTTAGGGCACTTAAAGTTGGTTCACCTTTGATAGTAGCGCTTCGCTTGGTGGATGGAGAAAAAAAACCATCAATGGGCTATATTTATGAAGCAATGGATAGAGCCAAAGAAGCTATTGAAAAGGGTTTTCATGGTGATCGGAAGCAATATGAGAAAGTTTTCGAAATCATTGATCGGTGGTGGACGGACCAACTTCATAGACCTTTGCATACAGCAGGCCATGTTTTGAACCCGGGAATGTTTTACGCTAATTATCAAAATAAGACTTTATCAACAGAAGTGTGGAATGGTTACTTTGAATGTGTTAATAAGATGGTCCCTAATGCAACACAAGATGCTCTCATCAAAGAGCTTCATATGTATAAAAATGCATTGGGGACTTTTGGTATGCCTCAGGCTATAAGAAACAGAGACAAAACATCCCCTT ctGAATGGTGGTCGGTATTTGGTAATCATACTCCAAACTTGCAACAGCTTGCCATAAGAGTATTAAGTTTAACTTGTAGTGCATCCGGATGCGAGAGAAATTGGAGCGTGTTTGAACAT ATTCATACCAAAAAGAGGAATAGGCTTGAACTATCGCGTCTCAACAATCTAGTGTACATTAAGTACAATAGAACATTGAGACGTCGTTATGATGTTGGCGATACCGTTGATCCAATTCTGTTGGATAATATTGACGAAGCAAATGAATGGTTAATTGGATGCCCCCAAAATGAAGAAGAGGAACTAGTATACGAGGGATGTGATCTTGATTGGGGTACTGTTTCTAGGGCGTCTGGAGTTGAGGAGAATATCTATAGTCTTAGGGGTGGTTCTTCAAGTTCAAGGTCACATAACAAGGGCAAAAGAGTAGCTACTATTGCTACAAGCTCACTTCGGTCTCGGTGCTTAATTGATGAAAACTCCGAGTCCGTGACCGAGACCGAGCCCGAgctcgaggaggaagaagatGAGGAGCAATATAATGTTGAGAATCTTGGATATCAAGAATTTGGAAATCTTGAAGATCTTGAATTTGAATAG